A genome region from Deltaproteobacteria bacterium includes the following:
- a CDS encoding carotenoid 1,2-hydratase — protein MNKIESFLKTLFSLLFTRHPSPVTRHTILPVTLSILLLLLIGINPAYSEKPPEFQVALPGWKFKFPRDHGVHRPFKTEWWYYNGHLKDPEGNGYGYQVTFFRVGLVPGRPPQKGSRWRLGEVYLAHLAVTDIRNKTFLYQEKAGRGNLGLAGADETKYRVWLETWKVEEEGQQQRLIAGDGDLFLDLKVRPTRSAVIHGVHGVSQKGAGPGQASHYYSLTRLETKGFIKLKGKDIPVTGISWMDHEFGSNQLAETQVGWDWFSVQLDNGMDLMIYQLRQADGRADPHSSGTLVRPDSRTIHLPWSEIQLRPLNFWKSARSGATYPASWEIDLSGYDLKLSIVPLVADQELMTPRSTRVTYWEGAVKVKGTHKGRSVEGKGYLEMTGYDQRFRPKI, from the coding sequence ATGAATAAAATTGAAAGTTTTCTCAAGACCCTTTTCTCCCTTCTTTTCACCCGTCACCCGTCACCCGTCACTCGTCACACTATTTTACCCGTCACCCTTTCTATCCTCCTTCTCCTTCTAATCGGCATCAACCCGGCCTATTCTGAAAAGCCGCCCGAATTCCAGGTCGCCCTGCCGGGTTGGAAGTTTAAGTTTCCCAGGGACCATGGGGTTCACCGGCCATTCAAAACCGAATGGTGGTATTATAACGGGCACCTCAAAGATCCTGAAGGGAACGGTTATGGTTATCAGGTGACTTTTTTCCGGGTGGGATTGGTTCCCGGCAGGCCTCCCCAAAAGGGTTCCCGCTGGCGGTTGGGTGAGGTCTACCTGGCCCACCTGGCCGTTACCGATATCAGGAATAAAACCTTTCTTTATCAGGAAAAGGCCGGCCGGGGAAATTTGGGATTGGCCGGAGCAGATGAAACTAAATACCGGGTCTGGCTGGAGACCTGGAAAGTAGAGGAAGAAGGCCAACAACAGCGATTAATCGCAGGGGATGGGGACCTTTTTCTGGATCTGAAAGTCAGACCGACCCGGTCGGCGGTTATTCATGGAGTCCACGGGGTCAGTCAAAAAGGGGCCGGCCCTGGACAGGCCTCCCATTACTATTCCCTGACCCGCCTGGAAACCAAAGGATTTATAAAATTGAAGGGAAAGGATATCCCGGTGACCGGGATAAGCTGGATGGACCATGAGTTCGGGAGCAATCAATTAGCCGAAACGCAGGTCGGCTGGGACTGGTTTTCCGTGCAATTAGACAATGGGATGGATCTTATGATCTATCAGCTCCGACAGGCCGATGGCCGGGCCGATCCCCACTCCAGCGGAACCCTGGTCCGGCCCGATTCCCGAACGATTCATCTTCCCTGGTCTGAAATCCAACTCCGGCCCCTGAATTTTTGGAAAAGTGCCCGAAGTGGGGCCACCTACCCGGCCTCCTGGGAAATCGATCTGTCTGGTTATGATTTGAAGTTGTCCATTGTTCCCCTGGTGGCCGATCAGGAATTGATGACCCCCAGGAGTACCCGGGTCACCTATTGGGAAGGGGCCGTCAAGGTGAAAGGCACCCATAAAGGCCGGTCCGTTGAAGGGAAGGGCTATCTGGAAATGACCGGCTATGATCAGCGTTTCAGGCCGAAGATTTAA
- a CDS encoding CoA-binding protein, with translation MAASGSNPPPDFAIFFEPKSVAIIGSFRAGAFGGYVVIKSLLKAGYGGRIYPVNPAYKEVLGIKVSPSIREIPSKVDLALIMINARHVPGVIRECAESGIRAIVLVADGFAERDREGARLQEEVAGIAREWGVRIIGPNTAGIVNNHNGFNPSPYDAGYYGFKKGGVTIISQTGMINPQAYPYPDLRFGISKLCDFGNKCDLDECDLLEYLENDPTTEVISMYLETIRDGKRFLKICERVAAQKPILALKVGATREGARASASHTGSLAIDDKIFEAACRQSGILRLQAFNELFELPKIFASQPLPRGNRFGLVSYTGAIGVQAADEGAKYGLIMAGLSPETAGLFEDLFPGLGSMPVDIGPMIPSVKDFSTVYSGILQAVLKDENVDSLFNVLWADAGGHNKKAYLEAYEVLKASARKPVVTWIYGPDSAKVLDLKNRIEELGFPVFGEPERCIKALGLLFKYADRLQRK, from the coding sequence ATGGCAGCAAGCGGATCGAACCCACCCCCTGATTTCGCCATTTTTTTCGAACCGAAGAGTGTGGCGATCATCGGGTCTTTCAGAGCAGGGGCCTTCGGCGGATATGTGGTTATCAAATCCCTTTTGAAGGCCGGTTACGGCGGCCGGATTTATCCGGTCAATCCGGCGTATAAAGAGGTGCTGGGTATAAAGGTTTCTCCTTCGATTCGGGAGATCCCTTCAAAGGTCGACCTGGCCCTGATTATGATCAATGCCCGGCATGTTCCAGGGGTCATCCGGGAATGTGCTGAAAGCGGTATCCGGGCCATTGTCCTGGTGGCGGACGGATTCGCCGAAAGAGACCGGGAAGGGGCCAGGCTGCAGGAGGAGGTGGCGGGGATTGCCAGGGAATGGGGGGTACGGATTATCGGCCCCAACACGGCCGGTATCGTCAACAACCACAACGGCTTCAATCCTTCTCCCTACGATGCCGGTTACTACGGATTCAAAAAAGGGGGAGTGACCATCATCTCTCAGACCGGGATGATCAACCCCCAGGCCTACCCCTACCCGGATCTCAGATTCGGCATCAGCAAACTCTGCGATTTCGGAAACAAGTGCGATCTGGACGAATGCGACCTTCTGGAATATCTGGAAAATGATCCGACCACCGAGGTCATCAGTATGTATCTTGAGACCATTCGGGACGGGAAGCGGTTTCTTAAAATTTGTGAGCGGGTTGCCGCGCAAAAACCTATTTTGGCTCTCAAAGTGGGGGCCACCAGGGAAGGAGCCCGGGCCTCCGCATCCCACACCGGCTCTCTGGCCATTGACGATAAGATCTTCGAGGCCGCCTGCCGGCAGTCAGGGATCCTGCGGCTCCAGGCCTTTAATGAACTTTTTGAACTCCCCAAGATCTTTGCCTCCCAGCCCCTTCCGAGGGGAAACCGTTTCGGTCTGGTCAGCTATACCGGAGCCATAGGGGTGCAGGCCGCGGATGAAGGGGCTAAATACGGTTTGATCATGGCGGGTTTGTCCCCCGAGACGGCCGGGCTGTTCGAAGACCTGTTCCCCGGATTGGGGAGTATGCCGGTCGATATCGGCCCCATGATACCCTCGGTAAAAGACTTCTCCACCGTGTATTCGGGGATTCTGCAAGCGGTCCTTAAAGACGAAAATGTGGATTCTCTGTTCAACGTCCTTTGGGCCGACGCGGGCGGCCACAACAAAAAGGCCTATCTCGAGGCCTATGAAGTCTTGAAGGCTTCGGCCCGGAAGCCGGTGGTAACCTGGATTTACGGTCCCGACTCGGCCAAGGTGCTTGATCTGAAGAATCGAATTGAGGAGCTCGGCTTCCCGGTTTTCGGCGAACCGGAACGATGTATCAAGGCCCTGGGGCTGTTATTCAAATATGCCGACCGGCTTCAAAGAAAATAA
- a CDS encoding CoA transferase, which yields MKKGALDGIKVVEISLFQQGPVAGMRLGDLGADVIKVEPLTGDPGRGFMKIIGAMAGLKGHNYYFEHGNRNKRAIAVDLKTGKGMEILLQLIDRADVFLNNMSIGAPAKMGIGPEVLLARNPRLIYAHASGWGRKGPEAEDLSFDYTGIARCGLMMACGEKGAPPTQILPGIGDEIGGLMCAWGVTAALYAREKTGLGQVVDTSLMGGLIGTLAFILAAPAIMGQEFPRQVRAQAGNPLYNHYRCRDDKWLAIAHLDPDRYWPKICKALDLEALQEDLRFKGIEARGRHAKELVALLDQRFETRTREEWMQRLKEEGCIFTPVQTPLEVTQDLQARANNYFIEVEHPEWGPLKMPGFPWDFSETPASWRRPAPRFGEHTDEILSSLGFSSDAIAGLRKEKIVG from the coding sequence ATGAAAAAGGGAGCTTTGGATGGGATCAAGGTAGTAGAAATCAGCCTGTTTCAACAAGGGCCGGTGGCTGGCATGCGGTTGGGGGACCTGGGGGCGGATGTCATTAAAGTGGAACCCCTGACAGGGGATCCGGGCCGGGGTTTTATGAAAATCATTGGTGCCATGGCCGGTCTTAAAGGGCACAACTATTATTTTGAGCACGGGAACCGTAATAAGCGCGCTATCGCGGTCGATCTCAAGACCGGAAAGGGAATGGAGATATTACTCCAATTGATCGACCGGGCCGACGTTTTTCTTAACAACATGAGTATCGGTGCCCCGGCCAAGATGGGAATCGGCCCGGAGGTGCTGTTGGCCAGGAATCCAAGGTTGATTTACGCCCATGCCTCGGGCTGGGGCCGGAAGGGACCTGAGGCCGAAGACCTGTCTTTTGATTACACCGGAATTGCCCGATGCGGTTTAATGATGGCCTGCGGGGAAAAGGGTGCGCCTCCGACCCAAATTCTTCCGGGAATCGGAGATGAAATAGGCGGTTTAATGTGCGCCTGGGGGGTGACTGCCGCCCTTTATGCCCGGGAAAAGACCGGTTTGGGCCAGGTGGTGGACACCTCCCTGATGGGCGGTCTTATCGGGACCCTGGCCTTTATCCTGGCGGCCCCGGCTATCATGGGTCAGGAATTTCCCCGTCAGGTCAGGGCCCAGGCCGGCAATCCCCTTTACAACCATTATCGCTGCCGGGATGATAAATGGCTGGCTATTGCCCACCTGGACCCGGATCGGTATTGGCCAAAAATCTGTAAGGCCCTGGACCTGGAGGCATTGCAGGAAGACCTGCGATTCAAAGGCATTGAGGCCCGGGGACGGCATGCCAAAGAACTGGTGGCCCTATTGGATCAACGTTTTGAAACCAGGACCCGGGAGGAATGGATGCAGCGCCTCAAGGAGGAAGGCTGTATCTTCACCCCGGTCCAGACCCCTCTGGAAGTCACCCAGGATCTGCAGGCCAGGGCCAATAATTATTTTATCGAAGTGGAGCATCCCGAATGGGGGCCTTTGAAAATGCCGGGATTCCCCTGGGATTTCAGCGAAACACCGGCCTCCTGGCGGCGCCCGGCCCCTCGTTTCGGAGAGCATACCGATGAGATCCTGAGCAGCCTGGGATTCAGCAGCGATGCAATCGCCGGTCTTAGAAAGGAGAAAATTGTCGGGTAA